A region from the Canis lupus dingo isolate Sandy chromosome 9, ASM325472v2, whole genome shotgun sequence genome encodes:
- the ATP2A3 gene encoding sarcoplasmic/endoplasmic reticulum calcium ATPase 3 isoform X4, with amino-acid sequence MLILVANAIVGVWQERNAESAIEALKEYEPEMGKVIRSDRKGVQRIRARDIVPGDIVEVAVGDKVPADLRLIEIKSTTLRVDQSILTGESVSVTKHTDAILDPRAVNQDKKNMLFSGTNIAAGKALGVAVTTGLHTELGKIRSQMAAVEPDRTPLQQKLDEFGRQLSHAISVICVAVWLINIGHFADPAHGGSWVRGAVYYFKIAVALAVAAIPEGLPAVITTCLALGTRRMARKNAIVRSLPSVETLGCTSVICSDKTGTLTTNQMSVCRMFVVAEAEAEAGSCRLHEFTISGTTYAPEGEVRQAEQLVRCGQFDGLVELATICALCNDSALDYNEAKGVYEKVGEATETALTCLVEKMNVFDTNLQTLSPVERASACNAVIKQLMRKEFTLEFSRDRKSMSVYCTPTSPGPAAQGSKMFVKGAPESVIERCSSVRVGSHRVPLNATSREQILAKIRDWGSGSDTLRCLALATRDAPPRKEDMQLDDCSKFVQYEMDLTFVGCVGMLDPPRPEVAACIARCHRAGIRVVMITGDNKATAVAICRRLGIFRDAEDVVSKAYTGREFDDLSPEQQRHACRTACCFARVEPAHKSRIVENLQSFNEITAMTGDGVNDAPALKKAEIGIAMGSGTAVAKSAAEMVLSDDNFASIVAAVEEGRAIYNNMKQFIRYLISSNVGEVVCIFLTAILGLPEALIPVQLLWVNLVTDGLPATALGFNPPDLDIMEKLPRNPHEALISGWLFFRYLAIGVYVGLATVAAATWWFLYDAEGPHVTFYQLRNFLKCSEDNPLFADIDCEVFESRFPTTMALSVLVTIEMCNALNSVSENQSLLRMPPWLNPWLLAAVAMSMALHFLILLVPPLPLIFQVTPLSGRQWVVVLQISLPVILLDEALKYLSRNHMDEEKDHK; translated from the exons ATGCTGATCCTCGTGGCCAATGCCATCGTGGGCGTATGGCAG GAGCGCAATGCTGAGAGTGCTATTGAGGCCTTGAAGGAGTATGAGCCTGAGATGGGCAAGGTGATCCGCTCAGACCGCAAAGGTGTGCAGAGGATCCGTGCCCGGGACATCGTCCCTGGAGACATCGTGGAGGTGGCAG TGGGAGACAAAGTACCCGCTGACCTCCGCCTCATCGAGATCAAGTCTACCACACTGAGAGTGGACCAGTCCATCCtgacag GTGAATCCGTGTCTGTGACCAAGCATACAGATGCCATCCTAGATCCCAGAGCTGTGAACCAGGACAAAAAGAATATGCTCTTCTCT GGCACCAATATCGCAGCAGGCAAGGCCCTGGGTGTGGCAGTGACCACAGGCCTGCACACAGAGCTGGGTAAGATCCGGAGCCAGATGGCGGCAGTGGAGCCAGACCGGACGCCACTGCAGCAGAAACTGGATGAGTTTGGACGGCAGCTGTCCCACGCCATCTCTGTGATCTGTGTGGCGGTGTGGCTCATCAACATCGGCCACTTTGCGGACCCAGCCCATGGCGGCTCCTGGGTCCGTGGCGCTGTCTACTACTTCAAGATTGCCGTGGCCCTGGCTGTGGCTGCCATCCCTGAGGGCCTCCCAGCTGTGATCACTACGTGCCTGGCTCTGGGCACACGGCGCATGGCGCGCAAGAATGCCATCGTGCGGAGCCTGCCTTCCGTGGAGACCCTGGGCTGCACCTCGGTCATCTGCTCTGACAAGACAGGCACGCTCACCACCAATCAGATGTCTGTTTGCCGG ATGTTTGTGGTAGCTGAAGCTGAAGCTGAAGCAGGCTCCTGCCGTTTGCACGAGTTCACCATCTCAGGCACCACCTATGCTCCGGAGGGCGAAGT GAGGCAGGCGGAGCAGCTTGTGCGCTGTGGGCAGTTCGATGGGCTGGTGGAATTGGCGACAATCTGTGCCCTGTGCAATGACTCAGCGCTGGACTACAATGAG GCTAAGGGCGTGTATGAGAAGGTGGGAGAGGCCACGGAGACGGCTCTGACTTGCCTGGTGGAGAAAATGAATGTGTTTGACACCAACCTACAGACCCTGTCCCCAGTGGAGCGAGCCAGTGCCTGCAATGCG GTCATCAAGCAGCTGATGCGAAAGGAGTTTACTCTGGAGTTCTCTCGAGACCGGAAGTCCATGTCGGTGTACTGCACACCCACTAGCCCTGGCCCGGCAGCCCAGGGCAGCAAGATGTTTGTGAAG GGGGCTCCTGAGAGTGTCATCGAGCGCTGCAGCTCAGTCCGAGTGGGGAGCCACAGAGTACCCCTGAATGCCACCTCCAGGGAGCAGATCCTGGCCAAGATCCGGGATTGGGGCTCAGGCTCAGACACGTTGCGCTGCCTGGCCCTGGCCACCCGGGATGCACCCCCCAGGAAGGAGGACATGCAGCTGGACGACTGCAGCAAGTTTGTGCAATACGAG ATGGACCTGACTTTCGTGGGCTGCGTGGGCATGCTGGACCCTCCAAGGCCTGAGGTGGCTGCTTGCATCGCACGCTGCCACCGGGCCGGCATCCGTGTGGTCATGATCACAGGCGACAACAAAGCCACGGCTGTGGCCATCTGCCGCCGCCTTGGCATATTCAGAGACGCAGAGGATGTGGTGAGCAAGGCCTACACGGGGCGCGAATTCGATGACCTCAGCCCCGAGCAGCAGCGCCATGCCTGCCGCACAGCGTGCTGTTTTGCCCGTGTGGAACCTGCACACAAGTCCCGAATTGTAGAGAACCTGCAGTCCTTTAACGAGATCACCGCCATG ACTGGAGATGGGGTGAATGATGCCCCGGCTCTGAAGAAAGCAGAAATTGGCATTGCCATGGGCTCTGGTACAGCTGTAGCCAAGTCAGCAGCCGAGATGGTGCTGTCAGATGACAACTTTGCCTCCATCGTGGCTGCAGTGGAGGAGGGCCGGGCCATCTACAACAACATGAAGCAATTCATCCGCTACCTCATCTCTTCCAATGTAGGCGAGGTTGTCTG CATCTTCCTCACGGCAATTCTGGGCCTCCCGGAAGCCCTGATCCCCGTGCAGCTGCTCTGGGTGAACCTGGTGACAGATGGCCTACCTGCCACAGCCCTGGGCTTCAACCCACCAGACCTGGACATCATGGAAAAGCTGCCGAGGAACCCTCATGAGGCCCTTATCAGCGGCTGGCTCTTTTTTCGATATCTGGCTATTGGAG TGTACGTAGGCCTGGCCACAGTGGCTGCCGCCACCTGGTGGTTCCTATATGATGCCGAGGGACCTCACGTCACCTTCTACCAACTG AGGAACTTCCTGAAGTGCTCCGAGGACAACCCACTCTTTGCCGACATTGACTGCGAGGTCTTCGAATCACGCTTTCCCACAACCATGGCCTTGTCTGTGCTGGTGACCATTGAAATGTGCAATGCCCTCAACAG TGTCTCAGAGAACCAGTCGCTGCTGCGGATGCCACCCTGGCTGAACCCTTGGCTGCTGGCAGCTGTGGCCATGTCCATGGCCCTGCACTTTCTCATCCTGCTGGTGCCACCCCTGCCG CTTATTTTCCAGGTGACCCCACTGAGCGGGCGCCAGTGGGTGGTGGTGCTCCAGATATCTCTGCCTGTCATCCTGCTTGATGAAGCCCTCAAGTACCTGTCCCGGAACCACATGGATG AAGAAAAGGACCACAAGTGA
- the ATP2A3 gene encoding sarcoplasmic/endoplasmic reticulum calcium ATPase 3 isoform X3, whose protein sequence is MDTLRHVEGSDKYPLGPRGGNRALTRCSVSGLGSGCNYAAVASGLPAQACNKIARVLAWFEEGEETTTAFVEPLVIMLILVANAIVGVWQERNAESAIEALKEYEPEMGKVIRSDRKGVQRIRARDIVPGDIVEVAVGDKVPADLRLIEIKSTTLRVDQSILTGESVSVTKHTDAILDPRAVNQDKKNMLFSGTNIAAGKALGVAVTTGLHTELGKIRSQMAAVEPDRTPLQQKLDEFGRQLSHAISVICVAVWLINIGHFADPAHGGSWVRGAVYYFKIAVALAVAAIPEGLPAVITTCLALGTRRMARKNAIVRSLPSVETLGCTSVICSDKTGTLTTNQMSVCRMFVVAEAEAEAGSCRLHEFTISGTTYAPEGEVRQAEQLVRCGQFDGLVELATICALCNDSALDYNEAKGVYEKVGEATETALTCLVEKMNVFDTNLQTLSPVERASACNAVIKQLMRKEFTLEFSRDRKSMSVYCTPTSPGPAAQGSKMFVKGAPESVIERCSSVRVGSHRVPLNATSREQILAKIRDWGSGSDTLRCLALATRDAPPRKEDMQLDDCSKFVQYEMDLTFVGCVGMLDPPRPEVAACIARCHRAGIRVVMITGDNKATAVAICRRLGIFRDAEDVVSKAYTGREFDDLSPEQQRHACRTACCFARVEPAHKSRIVENLQSFNEITAMTGDGVNDAPALKKAEIGIAMGSGTAVAKSAAEMVLSDDNFASIVAAVEEGRAIYNNMKQFIRYLISSNVGEVVCIFLTAILGLPEALIPVQLLWVNLVTDGLPATALGFNPPDLDIMEKLPRNPHEALISGWLFFRYLAIGVYVGLATVAAATWWFLYDAEGPHVTFYQLRNFLKCSEDNPLFADIDCEVFESRFPTTMALSVLVTIEMCNALNSVSENQSLLRMPPWLNPWLLAAVAMSMALHFLILLVPPLPLIFQVTPLSGRQWVVVLQISLPVILLDEALKYLSRNHMDEEKDHK, encoded by the exons ATGGACACACTGAGACATGTGGAGGGGAGTGACAAGTACCCACTTGGGCCAAGAGGTGGGAACAGGGCTTTAACCAGGTGTTCTGTCTCAGGCCTGGGCTCTGGCTGTAATTATGCTGCTGTGGCCAGTGGACTTCCAGCACAAGCCTGTAACAAGATCGCCCGG GTCCTGGCCTGGTTTGAGGAGGGCGAAGAGACCACAACAGCCTTCGTGGAGCCCCTGGTCATCATGCTGATCCTCGTGGCCAATGCCATCGTGGGCGTATGGCAG GAGCGCAATGCTGAGAGTGCTATTGAGGCCTTGAAGGAGTATGAGCCTGAGATGGGCAAGGTGATCCGCTCAGACCGCAAAGGTGTGCAGAGGATCCGTGCCCGGGACATCGTCCCTGGAGACATCGTGGAGGTGGCAG TGGGAGACAAAGTACCCGCTGACCTCCGCCTCATCGAGATCAAGTCTACCACACTGAGAGTGGACCAGTCCATCCtgacag GTGAATCCGTGTCTGTGACCAAGCATACAGATGCCATCCTAGATCCCAGAGCTGTGAACCAGGACAAAAAGAATATGCTCTTCTCT GGCACCAATATCGCAGCAGGCAAGGCCCTGGGTGTGGCAGTGACCACAGGCCTGCACACAGAGCTGGGTAAGATCCGGAGCCAGATGGCGGCAGTGGAGCCAGACCGGACGCCACTGCAGCAGAAACTGGATGAGTTTGGACGGCAGCTGTCCCACGCCATCTCTGTGATCTGTGTGGCGGTGTGGCTCATCAACATCGGCCACTTTGCGGACCCAGCCCATGGCGGCTCCTGGGTCCGTGGCGCTGTCTACTACTTCAAGATTGCCGTGGCCCTGGCTGTGGCTGCCATCCCTGAGGGCCTCCCAGCTGTGATCACTACGTGCCTGGCTCTGGGCACACGGCGCATGGCGCGCAAGAATGCCATCGTGCGGAGCCTGCCTTCCGTGGAGACCCTGGGCTGCACCTCGGTCATCTGCTCTGACAAGACAGGCACGCTCACCACCAATCAGATGTCTGTTTGCCGG ATGTTTGTGGTAGCTGAAGCTGAAGCTGAAGCAGGCTCCTGCCGTTTGCACGAGTTCACCATCTCAGGCACCACCTATGCTCCGGAGGGCGAAGT GAGGCAGGCGGAGCAGCTTGTGCGCTGTGGGCAGTTCGATGGGCTGGTGGAATTGGCGACAATCTGTGCCCTGTGCAATGACTCAGCGCTGGACTACAATGAG GCTAAGGGCGTGTATGAGAAGGTGGGAGAGGCCACGGAGACGGCTCTGACTTGCCTGGTGGAGAAAATGAATGTGTTTGACACCAACCTACAGACCCTGTCCCCAGTGGAGCGAGCCAGTGCCTGCAATGCG GTCATCAAGCAGCTGATGCGAAAGGAGTTTACTCTGGAGTTCTCTCGAGACCGGAAGTCCATGTCGGTGTACTGCACACCCACTAGCCCTGGCCCGGCAGCCCAGGGCAGCAAGATGTTTGTGAAG GGGGCTCCTGAGAGTGTCATCGAGCGCTGCAGCTCAGTCCGAGTGGGGAGCCACAGAGTACCCCTGAATGCCACCTCCAGGGAGCAGATCCTGGCCAAGATCCGGGATTGGGGCTCAGGCTCAGACACGTTGCGCTGCCTGGCCCTGGCCACCCGGGATGCACCCCCCAGGAAGGAGGACATGCAGCTGGACGACTGCAGCAAGTTTGTGCAATACGAG ATGGACCTGACTTTCGTGGGCTGCGTGGGCATGCTGGACCCTCCAAGGCCTGAGGTGGCTGCTTGCATCGCACGCTGCCACCGGGCCGGCATCCGTGTGGTCATGATCACAGGCGACAACAAAGCCACGGCTGTGGCCATCTGCCGCCGCCTTGGCATATTCAGAGACGCAGAGGATGTGGTGAGCAAGGCCTACACGGGGCGCGAATTCGATGACCTCAGCCCCGAGCAGCAGCGCCATGCCTGCCGCACAGCGTGCTGTTTTGCCCGTGTGGAACCTGCACACAAGTCCCGAATTGTAGAGAACCTGCAGTCCTTTAACGAGATCACCGCCATG ACTGGAGATGGGGTGAATGATGCCCCGGCTCTGAAGAAAGCAGAAATTGGCATTGCCATGGGCTCTGGTACAGCTGTAGCCAAGTCAGCAGCCGAGATGGTGCTGTCAGATGACAACTTTGCCTCCATCGTGGCTGCAGTGGAGGAGGGCCGGGCCATCTACAACAACATGAAGCAATTCATCCGCTACCTCATCTCTTCCAATGTAGGCGAGGTTGTCTG CATCTTCCTCACGGCAATTCTGGGCCTCCCGGAAGCCCTGATCCCCGTGCAGCTGCTCTGGGTGAACCTGGTGACAGATGGCCTACCTGCCACAGCCCTGGGCTTCAACCCACCAGACCTGGACATCATGGAAAAGCTGCCGAGGAACCCTCATGAGGCCCTTATCAGCGGCTGGCTCTTTTTTCGATATCTGGCTATTGGAG TGTACGTAGGCCTGGCCACAGTGGCTGCCGCCACCTGGTGGTTCCTATATGATGCCGAGGGACCTCACGTCACCTTCTACCAACTG AGGAACTTCCTGAAGTGCTCCGAGGACAACCCACTCTTTGCCGACATTGACTGCGAGGTCTTCGAATCACGCTTTCCCACAACCATGGCCTTGTCTGTGCTGGTGACCATTGAAATGTGCAATGCCCTCAACAG TGTCTCAGAGAACCAGTCGCTGCTGCGGATGCCACCCTGGCTGAACCCTTGGCTGCTGGCAGCTGTGGCCATGTCCATGGCCCTGCACTTTCTCATCCTGCTGGTGCCACCCCTGCCG CTTATTTTCCAGGTGACCCCACTGAGCGGGCGCCAGTGGGTGGTGGTGCTCCAGATATCTCTGCCTGTCATCCTGCTTGATGAAGCCCTCAAGTACCTGTCCCGGAACCACATGGATG AAGAAAAGGACCACAAGTGA